The Marasmius oreades isolate 03SP1 chromosome 9, whole genome shotgun sequence sequence CATTTCGCTCACGACTTTTCCTAATTTCTGCCTCGCAGTCCAtttgttttccttttctcctATCGTAGGTCCACTATAGCGTGTTATGTATGTATATTTGGCTCCGTGGGAAGTTTCCGACAGCCGTACCGCCACCATCCCAAGTCGTTGAGGACGACGAGCAGTCGGGCTTGCAGCTTCTAAATGGACAGTGGCGCCCACAAACTCCTCGAGTCAGCCACTCAACGAACCCTTCATGCCCACAACTTTTCTCGTTCGTCTTCGCAAGCTTCTCTAGTCTTGACGGATTTACTCTCAAGATACCTCACACTACTCGCCTCGACATGCGCCAAATATGCTGAACATGCTGGAAGAAGACGCTTCACAGCAACAGATGCTGCTTTGGCACTGGAAGAACTCGGAGTCAGCATTCAAGAACTGAAAGAGTTCGGGAGCACTGAAGGAATTGAACTTAACCGGTACGCGCTCAAGTCGATGAGGAGGGTTGAGGATTTGTCCGAATTTCGAGGTCAGTTACTTCATTATCTCGACAACTTGAAAAGTGTTCTAGCTTTTGTGACGACTCTCCTCTCGTACAGTACAATTGAATGATGGATTACGTGGAGACAGAGATGACTGCATCCCGTTACAATACGCGCCTCTTCCTCCAGAAGACGAGGTATCTGAAGAGGACGGagatgaaaatgaagaagCCTTGGAAAACAACGACGTGGATATGGAATATGTCGGACCAAAACGGCCTTCATCACCACTAGTCAGCCCTTCCTCACCAAAACGGCCCCGGACACTTCTCTGGGAGCCACCACCCCATATTCCTGATTTCTTGCCACCTTTCCCCAAAGACATTGATGCGGTACCACCTCCTTCAGCGTCCCACTCCCCTAGTCTACCCCCTTTACCCGAACTCTCCAACTCAATGGCGCCAGCAGAAAATACCCAAACTGCAACCATTGCCACTCAAGATATAGCCGCTGCTACAACATCAACTGCAGCGTCGGACTATCTCGTTCCTGTTCCATACTCTGACTCCTCGTTATCTTCCGTGCCCGAGTGGCACCTTCCTTCCGCTCCACCACGAAAGTCTTTGCAGTCCCAACCACAGTCGCAACAGCATGGTTGGCCTACCCCAATGACCGAGCCTTCATTGATCGGTGCATATCACCATATTTTAACGAATCCCCCTACGAACAATCAGCAGGCCAACCCAGCACGACATAAAGTCGCTATGGCGCTGCTAAATTTAACGCAGATGCAACCGAGGtgggagaatgcggatacaCTGTACAGCAACGTTGCGACGAATCAGCCCAGAGTTGCACCTATTGGGCCAACGTTCCCGATGATGTTGGGAGATAATCCTGAAAAGGACagggagaagaaggaaagTGGAAAGGAGAAAGATGTCAAGTTTCCGACGACCATGCCTCGTAGTGTGGCGACGAATGAGAGGTTGAGCTTTACGGTTGCGCAGCAAGGGAGTCGGATACCAGAGTTGGCGAGACATGTGTTACCGGTTGGTTTCTCCGTGTTTCTTGTTATTTTTTTGCCCTTGACGACGAGAACACCTTTTTTTAGCCCAATATATTCGCTCGAACAAGTCGACTCACCCACCCACCTGTGCTTATGCGCGGGACAAAACAGGTTATATATGGGAACGGCGTGCCTGCGCCTTGGAACGCGAATCTCGCACCCTCTACGGATCTGACGGCCAAAGATGGCGGTGGTGGTACTGGGTCAGGTGTAAATGGTATCGTCAAGGGTGATCCGCCTACGAAATCTGTTTTGCCCGATGCGAGGCTGTTTGCTACGTGGGATTATGAACCGAAGGACTACAGGGCACCTATCCCGACTCAtttgaggagaggaagaatagGTAGCGGCCCAAATGTCGGAGTGGCAGTAGGTGCAAGGGGAAGGAGTACGAGTACCAAGACTGGGTAATGTCTCGAACTGGCGTTGGTTTCGGTATTCGGATTTATTTAGTCGCGAttctttttccttctctatCCTCATTCTATGTTATCGGTGCAAGAAGCTTTCGTCACATACTCATGCAATTAGATGTATCATTAGCCATCCCTCCATATCGCAAAAGTCTATTTCATCGAGGGTGATTTTAGGCCCTGGAAACATAGTGGATTATTGTAATAAACTGACGGAAGTAGAGTACGATACATATCAGAGTACGTTCTATGTAACCTATTCGTGAACGGTTCAACCTTTCTTCTCTCTATCCTCTGTCCAGAGCCTCTAATCATCACTTGGCACTGGCCCCATGAATGGGACTACCGGACCTTGAATCATCGTAATCGCTTCCTTCAGCTCTCAATTCGTCTCTTCCCATCTTGTGCAATTTCTCGTCAAAATCGCGACGACGGTATCCGGATACGATCCGCTCAAGTAGTTCCGAGGTAGAGACTCCTGGTGTTCGGCGAGTGGGAATGAATTTACCTAGAGGAAATAattggatggagaagaattCATGGGTATCAGTCACTATACCTTGTGACTTGACGATTGTATAAACGTCTTCATGGCCTTCAGCGACGTAGGGATCTTCGTCATGAGCTACGTAATCGATTTGGTACTTGTCGATGAAAGCTTGATCGAGGATCCAGGGGGCTTCAGGTAGTACTTGATCTACCCAGCGACAGTGGCGAGCTCCCTCTAGTCTAAATTCGGGGTCAGGAAGGGTGTATTGGTAGAAAGATATTCACGTTACCGTTCAGCGTGTGTCATGACACATTTAGATTTGTGTTCCCTGACCAGTTCGTCTGAGCACACTCCGACAAGGAGGTAGACATTAGGGAAGGAGAGTTTGGCTTGTCGAAGCTGGAGGGCATGACTAGAGCAAAGAGGTCAAATAATTCTTTTTAAAAGTAACGAGTGGAGAACATACCCGAAGTGAAAAAGGTCGTAAACACCTATGACGTAATAGATCAGATATGATatcaaaagagaagaaatatATACAAGATCGCCACAAACGTTCGAAAGTTTTCAGAACGTTCGTTAACGCGACGAAGAGAGAATAAATTTACCATCGGCGTAGACGCGAACAGGTCTATCCGTCGGGGGTTCGTTGATCTTGTATTTCCTCcaaccttcaccttcaattGCTTTCCTGACGAAAGCCTGTATATCGTCAGGGGTAAGGGCAGCGGGGTTGAATTCTTGTGCAATCTGCTTGGGTACTAGCGGTTCCAATCGCGACGAGAGCGCTAGTGGCTGTGGAGTCTCTTCGTGAGGGGTCATGACGAAATCTGAAGTGGTATCGGTAGATGGAATTGCAGGTGTTGCAGGAGTATTGAGGGTAGAGGTGGAGGAtgaatgatgatggtgatgatgatggtaacCGGAAGCTGAATGAAGCGAATCTGGACCAGCTGTAGTGCTCGATTCGATGTCACCGTCGTATGTTGGGGAGTCTACACCGTCTGAATCTGAAGTAAGACTTGCGGCCAGATGATGCCTCGGATGTTGTGTAGGCCGAGAATGGGGTGAAGGCTTTAACAAACGACGAGCAGAGGTTGCAGGAACCGAAATCTGAGACGCAGCGTCTGAGACGTCGTGATCATTGTCCTCTTCAGATGCATCTTTTTATTCAAGAAAAACACTGAGAAACTCGGAATTATGGTATGAAAACAACTGAACTGACCATATGCAGGAGAGTCCAATCCTCTAGGGTATTTTCCAAACGACCTCTTTCGCGATCCAAGTCCTCTTCGGTGTTCTTGTTCCATATTGCAGTTGTCACAACAGTCACGCACTACTAGTAAATACAGACCAAATCCAAATACCTAAAGCCAACCAGAGTATACTACACATTACATTAACGATGGTGTGGTATATGTAATAATAAAGGAAATCATCTCTCAGTGGAAGGGAAGAGGAGCGGAGGGAATATAGTGGGACCACTGGTCAGACAGTTTCCTCTTTGCCATTCGTCTCGGTATGATCCAATCTCCTTCAATCTCCTTCGCTTCTCCATTACAGCCCGAGCAGAGTCTCGGCTGAAGTTCACTGGTCTTCGAGAATTACTTGGTCTATCTTCTGCCCCAGCTGTTCTCGGTCTACGCGGTCCTCTCATTACGGTCAATGTGACTGTAGAAGCTGTAGTAATTGAAGGCGTTATCGTCGCGGAGTCGCCTTCTATCTGTATAGTACGTGGTCATAAAGGCTTTTTCTCTTATGGCTGGCTAATATAACACACCTCTGTATGCAGCGAAAACCGTCGTGTCGTGCATCTATTGCATATGGCCATCGATCCGCCACACCTTGTTTTGTCACTTTTGCCCCAGCCGCCTTTGCAGACAGAGCATTTCGCCGCAGTTGAATGCTGCTGGCCCATTCTCTGGTCCGAGAAGTTTACCCTCATCGAGCATTCGGCGCTATATATACAGCCATGCCATGCATCTTCTGGCTCGCTTGATTTCGAACCGACGATATTGCGTTAAGCACGATTGCACTGCCCTGCAGATGACTTTTGTGGAAGGAAAAGCCTAGAAAGCGTTCCATTGCCACACAAGGTTATGTATAGCATCTGCACCCGCCGCCCACTCGTGTCCTCCTCTAAGTTAGTAAGACCTCTTACTGGAACGCGGCGATCTCATCAATTTTAGCGTCTATACAGTGTCCATATCGGATCTTCTATGCACGAAGCCCATCATACACATACAACGTGTAACCGGGCGTTTCATTTCAGTGACTCCTACATAATACTTACTTATTTCACTGCAGCTCGACTTTCTCAATCCTCGAATCCTTGCAGACTGAACTCAAGATCCAGATTGTCCAAACGTTTACCGAAATCTAATCGCATTCCTGAAGTTTGGCCCATCGCCACGCTTCGCTTACACAAAACCGTGTCCCCGAGAACAGCGGCAGCTTGTTATGATTCCATAAGTAAGTGCATTCGTTTAGTCATGCTCATCCTCGCGGTCCTAGAGAAAGGAGGTGTTCAACGACACCCCTCGGTTGAAGTGACAAAATGCGTAACCATCTATGTACTTTAGGACAGGCTAGATGTTTGCGATTGAAGTACATATATAGGAGAATTGACGTCGGGACGAGCTTGATGCCGGTGACCAGAAGTTCTTGCGGCAAGAGGCTATCTTGATCAGCTGGTAAGTAGCGTAAGATGAAATGGGTGGCAGATAGATCGGAGACGATCGGTGGCTACACTGTTCGGACTTGCGACGATCTGTTAGCGTTAGGGCTTCTGGGTGTCCGAGAAGCCAACGAAGAGGATGCCCGGGGGCAGGTGTGCTCAAGGCAATGGAACGAAGAAGGAATTCGAATGAGTGGCCGCATGGAAAAGAGACCGAATTCCGAGGTCATTACTCTTGAAGATCTTTATTTTCCGCTGGGGCGCCGAAATATTAGTCAATGGTCCGTCACCCTAGCTCTTTCACTGTGCTGTCTGTTTCTTGAACGAAATCGAGCTGCACGTCACTAACAGGATCTCCAAGAACCCGTATCATCGATTTCGATTCCCTGAAAACTGTACTGAAAGTTGTACAATGCAATGGCTTGTGAGTGTCGATGGATAATGGATGATGGAATGACAGAGCACGAATATGATCAACGATACCTCGGAAGAGAATAATAAGCTGTTATACAAGACCAAGAGACTCGAGAGTGAGAGAGACAGGAGAAACAAAGCAGATCGAAAATCATTAGAACGAAAAGAAGAATGCCAACGGTAGATATTCACGGATGAACATAAAAACAAACGTCGAAAAGAAAGTCAAATCAGAATCCTTCACGAGCCCATCTCAACCCCTACTCATCCTCACCATCCTTCCACCCCCAACTCTCCAAGCCAGCTTTACTCACCCTCCTCATAGGCTGTAGCGTTTGTTCATCAACAGGCGCTCGCCTAGCATGCCTATACCTCCCAGAACTATCACGAATCTCAAGTTCCTGGAACGGATCATGCGAAGGGTTATTCGACGTAAGTGGTGTAAGAGACCCCGACCCTCCCAACAAGTCGTTTTTACTCTCGTGAGAATGTTGAGAATAACTCGGGGGTTCTTGCGCAGACAACGGGATTTGATGTGGATGATACGTCGTTGAGCTCGGTTGATGGCGTTTCGAGCCCGTGGATCCAGACAATTCCGAGTTGCAATCGGCGAAAGTGGTATTGATCACCGGTAAACCTGCCTTTGCGTCGGGggtagaggtggaagaaggaggatcAGAGTCGTTATCGTCGTATTCACTCGGTAAAGTCGATGACGAAGATAAGGACGGAGAGGATTCTATGCCGATAGACGAGCCTGATGTGGAAGAGTAAGTGGACgctgaagaagaacccgTCGAGGTTAAGCCTGTAGAGGCAGAACTACTGTACATAATCGGCCCGCTTATGCTTTGACTGGCTCCGTGACCAGGTCCGTCTCCATTTAGATTGGCGTTACTCGGTTTCCGTATTCTGTTGACCGGTTGATGaccatgatgatgatgagagaGATTGTGCCCGTGCTGGTGAAGTGAAGGGTGGTGAACGACTCCGACGCTCTTGCCTCCGagttcttcctcctcaaatGTCATGAGTTCGGAGACAAAGCCGATGTTTGGGGATACCCCTGCAAAGGAATGTGCATAGATTCAAGCTTGGTTTAGACGGCGCCACACACCTTTCCTTCTCTCGCAGACAAACCGGTACGCCCTCCCCAAGGTCCAGTGATGACTATGTATCAAGTACGCAATGACCGCGGTCACCGATCTGGATTTACCAGCTTTGCAATGGACGTAAGTGGGAGCGGAGTGGAGGCGTGCAGAGTCTTCAGGATGAGATGAGCAAACATGGACTTTCGACAGAatgttgaggatgaagaccTCGAGACTATTGCTCACCGAGGACTTCGCACACCTCTCTCACAACACGAGGAATCGCGTCTTCTTCTACAATATCACGGAGAGAGATCTTTGTGTATCTACAGCAACAAAAAGGGTCAGTGACTGAAGAGAAAAACAGATGGGATGTCGAGATAGAAGCTTGTGGCAGTCGGCATGCACTCACTTCTCAAAAACGCTTCCCAATGCAAGCCCATAATCGTCCTCATTACATTCAATCGCCATGTTCAAAATACGCTTTACTCCGAGGTCCAAAAGGGTAGAAGAATGGGACGGTAAACTAGGTGCAGGGCCCAGGTAGAGGAAACCTGTTTCGAGCGAATCGTCAAGATGAATTTTTGTATGAAGGATTAAATAAACCTGACTTACCGGGTAATATAGTTGACACAACAAAACCAGGTATAGCCTCACCCTCATCCTCAGAAGCAGTCGAAGAGGTCGTAGGAGGTGGGGAATCCGCGAAGGATCGGTCGAACGACGTATTGAACGACATACGTGGGGGTTCCTCATAAGCAGGCGAGGTTATGCTATCGTAGCCGTTTCCATGACTAATAGTCCAGTGTGACGAAGCTGAAACAGCTGCCGATAGCGTagggagaggaggaggaggagggacAGCCGGCCATTCTCCCGAACCTCTGGCGGTCGTCGGGCTCCTTCCGGCTTTCGGCGTCAACGAAGAAAGAACTTGTGTCTGTTCGTCTGAGATGGGAGGATCTGGAGGGATACTTGAAAACACGTCAGCATAAGAAGGGAAGACTTGTGAAGGAGTGTGCGGTGGGGTATAGTATGCTGAATAAATGGGAGACGTTATCGAGTTCTGTTGCGTATGACGGGATGCAATCGCGTTGATAGCAGGGGCCAGGCTGGGAAGTTTTGGGACGGAGCCGGGGAGATGGGCCACGGGAGAGGTGGGTGCCGTTCTTGAGGTCccatttctctttttctcttcgTTTGCAGCTGTGGAGATCGCCAAGGCAATACTTGGCTGAGTAGATGGCACAACGGACGAAGCAGCACGGTTGCGCAGTGATAATGAAGGGAAACTGGTCGACAACTTAGGGAGCTTTTCGAGGGAAGTGGTGTTCGTTCGGAGATTTGGGATGGATGGATGTTTGAAGGGCGGATGAATAAATGAGGGCGGAGGTGAAGGAGTATTTGAGGAGGTTGGAGGAACAGTAAGGGGTGACGGGGACTTTGGAGGATTAAAGGGTGGTGGTGACTTGGGAGAATTTAAGTCTCGCGGCGATTTTGGAGGTTGTGCAAGGGACAGTGATTTTGTTCCTTTGTATGACGGTGGTATTGATAGAGGAGCTGGTAAAGGGGATTTTGGTGGTTGTAAGGAAAGTGGTGACGGGGATTTAGGTGCTGTGAGAGTCAAAGGGGAGGGAGGATGCTCGGAAGTGGCTGAAGAGGTCTCGATCTGATACGCCTGGGTTTTGGCATGCCTAGATTTGTATGCGAGCTGAGTATCAAGATTGAACAGGCCGGAACCTGGGCCTGGGGTGGTGGCGTCACTTGTCGAATGAAGAGGATGGAGAGTGTTCGAGTTCGACTTGTAAGCTGTCCCGGTTTCGGTTGTCTTTCGCACGATAAACGAGTTCAAAGCTGGATGGGATATAGACCCATACAAGTAGTCGACTGAACCACCCGGGGGTAGAAGGAGTTGAAGGAGGGGCAACAAGGTGAAGGCTACCAAAGAAGAAGCCTTGAACGAAGCATCTTTGGGATGAGTTCGTATATCATCTTCGTATATGACGATATCGCCATCCCATAAACGATTTGTAGGGGACTCTGGAGCGGGATAGGAAGCCAAGTACGAGTCCCAGGTTGCTTTCCCGGACTCTGTAGATATGAACTGTCGTAAGGAGTGAAGAGTCGGTAACGTTGCGGTTGGATTACTGGACTTGGAAATTCGCTTGAGAATCAACGAAGGAATGGCAATGTTGATACTATCCCGGATATGGGAATCGATATGGGCTGCAGGTGGACGAGTATCAATGAGTAACGGCAAAGACTGACGGCCAGATTCTGCAGTTTTCTGCTCTGACCAGCCACCGTTCCCCGACAGCCTCGATGCCAAGCTACTTGGATGAATCGGATGTGCTTGCTTGGGTGCACTTGGAGAAAGCGGTGTAAAGTAGTCGGATGCGGAGCTCAACGGCGCAGGAGCAATAGGATCTGGATGGTGCCGTAGATTGGAAGAGCTCTTGATTGGGCGTAAGCGAAGATTCCTCTTCACGTTCTCTCTGAGAAGATGGAGGGCATGATACTCATCGTCGAGACTGGTGGAGGCATTGGAGAGGTCGAGCTCCTCGTCTGAACCCAACGTCAGGACTTCGTTGTCATCGTTTGAGCCTGGGGGTCGTAGTTGGATATTTTTCTCTGGATCACCTTTGATGACACAGAGAGGACTTGTATGCAATGAGAGATTGGGAGGAGGTCGTTTGGCCTTCTTCGACTTGAGCATGGTTGGGACGGTAATCCTCCGTGGGAATATTTTTATTGGCGCTTGCTGTGGTACTTTACAGTAGCTGTCGACGGTGTGACTGTCCACCGCACACCACCCACAGCAATTAGAGTCAAGTCAGATTAATGGGACTGACTCGGCCGTGGTCCTCGATGCACTTCAAATCGCGCAAATTCGTAGGCTTTCTTTGGAGTTGGAATCGCCAATTATTTGTTACTGAATACATATAGCAGGATCCGAGTCAGTTATTGCTATTTCGAAAATAGTTGGCGCGGCTCCCACGGACGCTCCCCAGCCGCACATCTGGTACAAAATCTTCGAGACATGATAACTCGCTCAGATTTCATCTGTTTGCCTTAATTCTTACAGATTCTTGACGGTGTAACTCAGGGCTAGTGCAGCATACAATAAATTCCACGTAATGTATAATTCCGACATCTCTGAAAAATCCAAACCTATTTACAAGAAAAACATGGAAACGAGCGAAGTCCTAAGTGAATGATCTCCAGAAATGAACCATCAGATAGTCCAAGTGCTCCTTGAGTGTATACACTTGCGTGAGGTTGCAATTCAGCTGCGAGACGCACTGCCACCTTCTCCTCACcaccaaccaccatcatgaccGATGGCAAACGCTTCTCTGATGATTTACGACAACCTCTTACTTTCATGGGCTCGACTTTTTCAAGCCAGAGCATCAGCGAAGCTACAGGATGCAGAAAATGAACACTTCAACGAATTCTTTCTCAACATCAGAAGGGATTATTGTGCAAGGCAAACATGCATGAGCTGCGAGGGCGTAAGAGAGTATTGAAATTGTTCAGCTATCAAGGTATGTAGTGAGCATTTGTCAGAAACAAGGCATAGCTTGATGAAATTCAGCACTCGACTCAATATCACCATATCGCTATCAACTATCTAGCTTACACTGAAGAGAGCGGGGTATTCCATGAAGAAGATATCTTCTGTTGTGATATGCTATCTACTGTGCTAACCTACGGACAGATCACCAAAGTAGTGATTGAGCGTTACGAAGAGCAACGAGCGAATTTCCGAAACCATTTTGGCCACAACTTATGGCCTGAACGAGTTGGACGGCGTGTTTTCAAGAAGACATCTTTTGCTCGCGGGCGAAGGCAAGTATAAATTCGACATTTCGGCACTTGAATTGatgcaactcacctaatGTTTTAGATACTCTCTCCTTCCAGCACTTTCTCTCGACGGTGTAATTTATATTCAAGTGACGGAAGGCTCATACATAGCCGCCAAGTTTTACGACTTTGTTGACTGCCTTCTTGACTACATGCAACCTTTCCCAATTGTGGTGCACTAGACGGCCTTTCAAGTGATTTAGATCTTCATTTTATGCAGTCACCAATCCACTGTTTCGCTCATTCTCATGTTTTTCTTGTAAATAGGTTTGGATTTTTCAGAGATGTCGGAATTATACATTATGTGGAATTTATTGTATGCTGCACTAGCTCTGAGTTATGCCGTCAAGAATCTGTAAGAATTAAGGCAAACAGATGAAATCTGAGCGAGTTATCATGTCTCGAAGATTTTGTACCAGATGTGCGGCTGGGGAGCGTCCGTGGGAGCCGCGCCAACTATTTTCGAAATAGCAATAATTATTAGAATGCCGGAGAAAGCTCAGTGCAACCCTGGTCTCGATAATCATACGCCATTGACCAAACTGCACTGCACTCAATGTTGGCTCACTCATCGCGTCCGAAAGTTCTCTCGAGTGATCCTACCAACATGGGTAGCACCACTGGCCACATGCTCGTGGTCTCCACCGAGCTGAACGAACAATTCCCTTACCTTCGTAGTGGCACTATGCGTTGGCGATGATGGATGCACCTTCAAGTTCGAACTTCCCTCGTTGGTGGAGCTTGGGGTTTTATCACGCATCCCGATGCATTTCAACGAAGACAAATCTCTCTCTTACAGGGTCCTGATCCATTGTGATACAATCTCGTAGTCTCGCAAGAATATCCTGGTTTGCGCGCATGAGTGAATTTGCGTTCCAAACTGCATACATCCTGTTCGTTCCCAGGTCCTATTCTGATTTGGAGATCttggagaaaagaaaggaaactgGATTTACCGAGTTAGATGGATGCGTTGACGGAGGGCAAGTAGTTTACAGGTGAATCCAAAGTATGTAACCGACAAAGTAGGTGCGTGTCCCTAATCTGATACCATGCATCGTGGTCTTTGTTTTTCTCGCCATACGATTGTCTGACGTTTCAATCGACCTAGATGTTACACCTTCTATGTACCCACAGATCAAACCCTCTTCTCCGCCTACCCTCAACTTCACATCGGCTAGACTCCGAACCAGTTCACGAACCTGGTTTCTTTTGAAATCGCCAGTAATCGCAATATAACATCAACCGCCCTGCTTGGGGGAGAAATTCAGCTCACGACTCGTGGCAGACGAAAAACCAATGCTCTCTGTTGTCCGCTGAAGATTATATCGGTATAACGATTCAAGCCGGACAGGGTGTTTATCTGATTCCAATGTTAACGAAGGGTCAATATCGAACCTTGCACTGCAGCTTCTCATGGTCTTATGATAAGCTATCTCGTTCAActgttcatcgacatcctcgGTTCAATTTGAACCTTTCGTTCGATCGAAGTCATTGTGAAACAGAACTGATTTGTTGGGATTTTGGCCAGTTGTGCACGAAGTTATAAGCGGGCAAACTGGTTTTGCCATCCGTGGTTACCGATAGTTAGTGTCCCCGGAGTGGAGACCAAATGAGCTTTCTGGAACATAGCGCTGTCCACGCTACGTTTGAAGTTGTTGATTTCCATCGATATGTTTGGGAAATCTTGATAGCAATTACACAAATTTCTACCTTAGAGCTGAGCCTGTATACTGCAGCTTAGGAGACAATAAGACATCCCTAGAAGCCGGTGTTCTACGCATCATTTAATCAACGCCGACGACCTTGATATAAACCGGCAGTTgaaaggatgaggatggcTGTATCTCTTTTCAGTAAACATGTACGTTGGAGAACTTGAAAACAAACCTGAGCAGCCCATCCGAATATTCAATAACGGGATCgatttctttcccttcattatCAACTTCCTTGACCATTGTAAAACTCTGGAGGAGATATGTCATCGCGAGCCAGATCGAGTTGATGGTGAGATGTCGTCCGGGACATATTCTTCTGCCGAATCCAAATGCAATTATGTCGGGACTCGGCGGGAGGTCTTTCCCGTCCTGTTTCATGAACCGATCGGGATTGAAGCTCAATGTGTCGGGTCCGTAAAGATGTTCATTGTGCAGAACAGCCCTGCCAGAAGAGGGGTCAATATTCCGACATGTAAGTTGAGGTCATTAGGTTTACCAGGTATTGGGGATAATTGTTGAGCctaaaggaatgttagagCGAGTGATATTGACAACCGAAATGAAGCAGCCACACCTCCTGGTATGAAATAT is a genomic window containing:
- a CDS encoding uncharacterized protein (BUSCO:EOG09264I9J) — its product is MEQEHRRGLGSRKRSFGKYPRGLDSPAYDASEEDNDHDVSDAASQISVPATSARRLLKPSPHSRPTQHPRHHLAASLTSDSDGVDSPTYDGDIESSTTAGPDSLHSASGYHHHHHHHSSSTSTLNTPATPAIPSTDTTSDFVMTPHEETPQPLALSSRLEPLVPKQIAQEFNPAALTPDDIQAFVRKAIEGEGWRKYKINEPPTDRPVRVYADGVYDLFHFGHALQLRQAKLSFPNVYLLVGVCSDELVREHKSKCVMTHAERLEGARHCRWVDQVLPEAPWILDQAFIDKYQIDYVAHDEDPYVAEGHEDVYTIVKSQGKFIPTRRTPGVSTSELLERIVSGYRRRDFDEKLHKMGRDELRAEGSDYDDSRSGSPIHGASAK